One Numenius arquata chromosome 10, bNumArq3.hap1.1, whole genome shotgun sequence DNA segment encodes these proteins:
- the NDUFC1 gene encoding NADH dehydrogenase [ubiquinone] 1 subunit C1, mitochondrial isoform X1 produces the protein MAAALRGAKRWHLVAGGPSLAFTRSAFVAKKPNYDQPNWLGVGLAFSTSAALWALLFKQHNEDVMEYERRKQERQHKCTSCS, from the exons atggcggcggcgctgAGGGGGGCGAAGCGTTGGCATTTGGTAGCGGGAGGGCCGAGCCTCG CTTTTACTCGTTCTGCATTTGTTGCAAAAAAACCTAATTATGACCAACCAAACTGGCTTGGAGTTGGCTTGGCTTTCAGCACCAGTGCTGCCTTGTGGGCTCTT CTTTTCAAGCAGCACAATGAAGATGTAATGGAatatgaaaggagaaaacaagagAGACAACATAAGTGTACAAGCTGTTCATA g
- the NDUFC1 gene encoding NADH dehydrogenase [ubiquinone] 1 subunit C1, mitochondrial isoform X2, translated as MAAALRGAKRWHLVAGGPSLAFTRSAFVAKKPNYDQPNWLGVGLAFSTSAALWALLFKQHNEDVMEYERRKQERQHKCTSCS; from the exons atggcggcggcgctgAGGGGGGCGAAGCGTTGGCATTTGGTAGCGGGAGGGCCGAGCCTCG CTTTTACTCGTTCTGCATTTGTTGCAAAAAAACCTAATTATGACCAACCAAACTGGCTTGGAGTTGGCTTGGCTTTCAGCACCAGTGCTGCCTTGTGGGCTCTT CTTTTCAAGCAGCACAATGAAGATGTAATGGAatatgaaaggagaaaacaagagAGACAACATAAGTGTACAAGCTGTTCATAG